The following is a genomic window from Leptospira bandrabouensis.
ATTTGGAAACCAAATCCGCCTCTTTTAAGTGAACTCCAAATAACTTCAATGTATAAGAAGTTCGAGCATCCTTATGCAAACTATAATAATCGCTTCCAATACTATTAAAACTATAATCTAAACCAACATGGGTTGGCCTAAGTTCCGTACCACAAAAATTCATCCAAGGATCGGACCAAGGGTATTCATTCAAAACCAAACTAAAACCAAAATTTGGAGTTTTACTAGCGAAATAGGAAACCATGGAAACCTTCGAACCTGTTGTTCCGAGGTTCAAATTAAGATTCATCCTACCATCCTTAACCACAAGGTTACCTTTCGATTCACCTAGAGATTTCGATCCGTCAAAAGGATAAAAATTAGAAATCTGAATTCCAAAATCTAAATTCATAGACTCTAAAAAGTATTTATAAATCTTTTTTTGGTAAAAATACTCCTCTGGAATCAACTTCTCTTGGCGTTCCCTAATTTCTTCTAAGGTTTCCTTTTTCCAATCCTCATACAAAGGTTTCCATTCACTTCCAGTTAGGTCAGGTGTTTGAAAAACTAGTTTTGTTTTGGAAGTCATAGGATAATAAAAAGATCCATCTGCTTTTTTGGAACGTCCCCAAACACTCGATCCAAAACCAGAAAGATGAGAAGGTTTGCCAAAAAGTAAAGAATCAAAGTTAAAACTCCATTCGTTTCCTTCGGTTAGTTTCAAAGATAAAGAACCTTTATCTAACTGTAAAAGTTTGGAATCCCACTGAATTTCTGATCCCAAAATTTCTCCTCGAAGTTGAAACCATTTGTTTTTGTCCCCGGATTCTAAAAGATCTAAATTTCCTTTTAAAACACCGGACAATGGAAGAGAAAAATTACCCGACAAATCGGAAATCCTTTCTGCAATATTTTCAAGAGATTCGATTTGGAATTCAAAATGACGGTCTAATAAAGGTTCTTTGATATTTTCTGTTTTTACAGTGGTTTTGATTCGGAAGTCAGTTCCTAAAAATTCCCGTTCTTCTTTGTTTGGTGTGAACAAAAATATTTCGCGAAATCGAAATCCATCTAAAATGTAATTTTCAAAAAAAGGAATGGGTATAAAGGAATTTTCAAATTCCACATCCCCTCTGGCTGTAAAACCAGAGACTGAATCCCGAAATATTTTTCCTTCCCCCGAAAGAACTGCAGAATGGACATTGGAACCAAATAAGTAATTGGTAAGGATAATGGCTTCTTCTGATGGATAGTTTTTCCATTTAAACTCAAATTGGAATTCATCCAAACTGGCTTCTGAAAACTCACCTTCACCTTTAATGCGAGTTGTATTGGGAATCCAAAACCAACCATTGTTATATGAAAGATATAGTTTTTTATTCTTTCGTTTTAAAACAATATCCCAACCTTCTTTCCAATCCACCAAAGTGGAATCGTTTTGTTTGACTGTAAGTCTTGCATCATGAAATCGAATGTCTTTTAGTTTGCTCTTTTGTGCATATTCAATGAGTTGGTTTCGTAAACTCACATTCTCATTTAAAACCAAATGAGGACTATAAAAATCAATTTGTTCTACAGTAGGAGATTCTTTAAAGTAACTCGAGAGTCGAAAGGTAACCTTTTTTACCTTCAACATATGGTCGTTAAAGGAAAAGTCCTCTTCATTGGAAACCACGAGGTCTTCAATGATAAGCCCTTCACGGAGTGAAAAATCAAGAACCCCAATATCAACCGCTTTACCAAGTTCTTTGTTGATCGTATAGGAAACTACTTTCCGTAGTTGTACAAGTGGAATGCGGTAGTTTCGGAGGTAATACTCCAAACCATAATAACCAAGTAGAAAAACAAAAAAAATGAAACCTAGGGCCAAAAATGAAAATAGAACCCGCTTGTTTTCACGGATTCTATATAGTAGGTTCATCAAGGATTGCCTATAAACGAATAGGCGTTGTAATGAAAAAATCCGTTCCAAAAGAACTTAGAGTTTGCCCTCCGGCTGCAACACTTCCAAACATTCTTTCTGAATGGACTTCAGAGTTTCATTGTTTGGAAATTCTTCTAATCCTAAATTGGCAACTTGCAAACCTTTTTGGTAAAATCCTGTATTCTTATACTCGAAACCCATCTTTAAATAAGTTTTCGCAGCAGTTTCAAAATAGAATTCATCTTTCTTTTGGTTCCCTTTGGTATAAGTTTTTGTAAGGGTAGCAAGTGCTGGATAATATTCCCTTTCTGCCACTAGGGACTGCACCACTAGTTTTTTACGTTCCATCAGATTTGTGTTTTTATCCAAACGCTCTGATTGGTTTAAGAATTGAATGGCTTTTGAGTATTCGTTTTTTCCCACATAGGCCTTCCCCATAGTGAGATTCCACTCAGAGAGTTGGACTGGATTCGATTTTGCTTGGTTTACTTGGTTGAGAGTGGCAATGGTCTCATCATATTTTCCAAGATCGAGTAATAGTTTTCCTTTTCGGATGATTAATTTGTCTCGGGATTCGTCAGATAGGGAGAGGGATTTGAGATCAGCATCGATAGATTCGATTTGGGCCAAATGAGACCCGGTATTTACTTTGGAAACTCCTAGTTTTTGGTTTCCTTGATTTGATGCACAATTTTCAAATGCCACTACCAACGCCAAAATGAGGGTTAGTGGGAGAATCGATTTCATTAGCCTACCTTTAGTTTGTCTAATTCCTCTAAGAAATTCTTAGTTTCCGTGTCTCTATCCTTCGTTTCCATAGGGAAAAAAAGAACAGCGTCCTGAGACAGCTCATTTAAAAACCGAGAGGGGGCACTCTCGATTTGCTCCCCAAATTTGCGTCTTGTACGAGCCGAAGTCAAGTACAATTTTCGTCTTGGGCGAGTCATACCCACGTAGAGAAGCCGTCTTTCTTCATCGACTACTTCCCCTTCTTCTTCTATAACACGTGAGTTCGGTAAAATTCCCTCTTCCAGTCCCACTAAAAAAACTAAATCGTATTCCAACCCTTTGGACTGGTGCATGGTCAAAAGTTGCACACGACGATCTTCTTCGTCCTCTTTGGGTTCATCTTCCATGAGGAGGACAAGCCTCTGTAAAAAGTCAAAAATCGTAGCCTTGCCCTCACGGCCCTCTTCGTCTTCAAAAAAGGACAACATGTTCACAAGTTCACTTAGGTTGTAGATCCGGGCTTTGACCACTTTCTCTTCGGTTTCTTCTAGAGAGATTTCCCTCTCAAAACCGATTTGGGTGATCATTTCCCTAAGCACTGGGGCCAATTTCGGTGACATGGCAAATTTCTTTTTAAAAGCGTCCACCATTTCTACGAATTGGTAGATTTCTTGTCTGACCTTAGCTTTTATTTCGGGTAAATAGTCAGGACTCTCAATCATTTTATGAAAGATCTCGTAGAGTGAAAGTTTGTGAGTGAAGGCTTCCTCTTGGAGTTTTTGCATGGTGCCTGGACCAATCCCCCGTTTTGGGTAATTGATGATGCGAAGAAGTGAATAATCATCCTTAGGATTGGCTACATACCGCAAATAAGAAATACAATCTCTAATTTCTTTCCGATCAAAGAAATTATATCCACCCACGACTTTATAAGGGATACTGCGGTTTCGGAGTTCCTCTTCAAAAGGCCGGGATTGGAAATTGGTGCGAAAAAGGATGGCAATTTCTTTTCCCTTAAATTCATTTTTGATGAGTAAGGATTGGATCCTTCCTGCGACAAAAATTGCCTCTTCCCTTTCATCAGCAGTTTCATAATATTCCACTCGTTCTGCAGAAGGGATCCGGCTATAGAGGGTTTTTTCTTTACGGCCTTTGTTGTTTTGGATGAGAGAGTTTGCGGCTTGGATGATGAGTGATGTAGAACGGTAGTTTTCGAGAAGTCTCACCACTTTGGCGTGAGGGAATTCTCTTTCGAAGTTAAGGATGAGTTGGACATTGGAGCCACGGAAAGCATAAATACTTTGGTCATCATCCCCTACCACACAAAGGTTGTCACTTTTCCCACGAAATAATGATAAAAACTCATATTGGAGTTGGTTTGTGTCTTGGAATTCATCCACAAGAAAGTATTCGTGTTTTCTTTGGTAATAAGCAGCAATTTCAGGAAATTCAGCTAACAGACGTTTGGGAAGAAGAATCAGATCATCAAAATCGATGGCATTTTTTTCTTTAAGGCCTTCTTCATACATAGAAAAAACTTCTGCGGCAACAAGATCAAACTCACCTGTAAGCCCATTGTCCTTTGGATGCACTTGGGTATTTTTAGCATAGGAAATGCGGCGAAGGATTTCTTTTGGAGGAACTTTTTTCGGATCCAGACGTTTGGACTTTAAAAGATCCGAAACAAAGGCTTCTTGGTCGGTTCCATTGAATAATAAAAAAGTTTCGTTATAACCAAGTTTGGTAATATGTTCTTTTAAAATCTTTAAACCTAACGAATGAAAGGTGGAAAGGGTGATCCCTTTGAGTTTTTCCCGGGGAACCATTTTCCTAAGGCGTTCTGCCATCTCTTTAGCACTTTTATTGGTAAATGATAGAGCTACAATTTTGCCGGCAGGGATTTTTACCCCTTCCACCATATGGGCGATTCGGTTGGTGATGACCCTGGTTTTTCCCGAACCGGCACCGGCAAAGACCAGAAGTGGACCTTGGATGGTAGAAACTGCTTCCATTTGTGCCGCATTTAATTTCATAGGGTGACCAGTAAGGGACATAATCCAAGGAAATCCGATCCGGTCGAGTGAAAAACGGCTGTTCTTTATTACTTAGGAGCGGTTTCCTTCCAAGATTTGTTTTGCCCGTGGAAGTTGAGAAAACCGGCAAAAATGGGGTCCTCCTCGACTGGTAAAACAGAACGGAACCGAATCCAATCGAGAGTTGTATACAGAGCAATTTCAGAAAGTCCTACTTTGCCATCGGTAAAGAAAAAATTACCATTTAACTCCTGTTTAATGTAATTCAAAATGGAACTGATTCTAAGGGCATTTTTTGTGAGATACGGTGCAGCATCCGGTTTGATTCCTTCTTTATTTAAATAAAAAATCAAAATGGCATTATCTAAGGCTTGGTCAATGGCTGTCTGTAAATTAGCTTCCCGGTAGTGGTGAGGACCCGATTTTGGTCTAAAATTGCCTGACCCTTTGGTTTCAAAAAGATAATCGATGATGGTATGGCTATCCCAAATTTTTACATCGTCGATTTCCACATAGGGAACTTTCCAGAGAGGGTTTTTATCCCGAAGTTCTTTTTGACCGGCTTCCGTCATCGTGTCGACTAAGGTAAAGGGAATACCCATTTCCGAACAGATGAATCGAATCCTTCTTACAAAAGGTGAAGTGATGCTACCATATAATTTCATAAGTAGATAGTTTTATCTATGCTTCCATCCTTCAAGAGTAAGTTTTTTATAATTCCAAAAAAGAAGGAAATTCTCTATATAGTCTTTAGAAACAAAAATTCCTGTGACCCTTGGTATAAAAGTGAAAGAAAGAAAAAACTGGAAAGACCTCTACCCCACACCTGTCTATACTCTCGCAAGTTTTGAAATCCAACTCCCCCGCTCAACGGAAGAAAAAACCTACTATGTATTAAAATCGAAAAACTGGGTCAACGTAGTGCCTGTCACCAAAACAGGAGAAATTTTACTCATCAAACAATATAGGTACGGGATTGGCGAAGACAGCTTGGAACTTCCAGGAGGGATTGTGGACGAGGATG
Proteins encoded in this region:
- a CDS encoding LIC12587 family lipoprotein, whose product is MKSILPLTLILALVVAFENCASNQGNQKLGVSKVNTGSHLAQIESIDADLKSLSLSDESRDKLIIRKGKLLLDLGKYDETIATLNQVNQAKSNPVQLSEWNLTMGKAYVGKNEYSKAIQFLNQSERLDKNTNLMERKKLVVQSLVAEREYYPALATLTKTYTKGNQKKDEFYFETAAKTYLKMGFEYKNTGFYQKGLQVANLGLEEFPNNETLKSIQKECLEVLQPEGKL
- a CDS encoding ATP-dependent helicase, which gives rise to MKLNAAQMEAVSTIQGPLLVFAGAGSGKTRVITNRIAHMVEGVKIPAGKIVALSFTNKSAKEMAERLRKMVPREKLKGITLSTFHSLGLKILKEHITKLGYNETFLLFNGTDQEAFVSDLLKSKRLDPKKVPPKEILRRISYAKNTQVHPKDNGLTGEFDLVAAEVFSMYEEGLKEKNAIDFDDLILLPKRLLAEFPEIAAYYQRKHEYFLVDEFQDTNQLQYEFLSLFRGKSDNLCVVGDDDQSIYAFRGSNVQLILNFEREFPHAKVVRLLENYRSTSLIIQAANSLIQNNKGRKEKTLYSRIPSAERVEYYETADEREEAIFVAGRIQSLLIKNEFKGKEIAILFRTNFQSRPFEEELRNRSIPYKVVGGYNFFDRKEIRDCISYLRYVANPKDDYSLLRIINYPKRGIGPGTMQKLQEEAFTHKLSLYEIFHKMIESPDYLPEIKAKVRQEIYQFVEMVDAFKKKFAMSPKLAPVLREMITQIGFEREISLEETEEKVVKARIYNLSELVNMLSFFEDEEGREGKATIFDFLQRLVLLMEDEPKEDEEDRRVQLLTMHQSKGLEYDLVFLVGLEEGILPNSRVIEEEGEVVDEERRLLYVGMTRPRRKLYLTSARTRRKFGEQIESAPSRFLNELSQDAVLFFPMETKDRDTETKNFLEELDKLKVG
- a CDS encoding glutathione S-transferase family protein; the protein is MKLYGSITSPFVRRIRFICSEMGIPFTLVDTMTEAGQKELRDKNPLWKVPYVEIDDVKIWDSHTIIDYLFETKGSGNFRPKSGPHHYREANLQTAIDQALDNAILIFYLNKEGIKPDAAPYLTKNALRISSILNYIKQELNGNFFFTDGKVGLSEIALYTTLDWIRFRSVLPVEEDPIFAGFLNFHGQNKSWKETAPK
- a CDS encoding LIC_12586 family protein is translated as MNLLYRIRENKRVLFSFLALGFIFFVFLLGYYGLEYYLRNYRIPLVQLRKVVSYTINKELGKAVDIGVLDFSLREGLIIEDLVVSNEEDFSFNDHMLKVKKVTFRLSSYFKESPTVEQIDFYSPHLVLNENVSLRNQLIEYAQKSKLKDIRFHDARLTVKQNDSTLVDWKEGWDIVLKRKNKKLYLSYNNGWFWIPNTTRIKGEGEFSEASLDEFQFEFKWKNYPSEEAIILTNYLFGSNVHSAVLSGEGKIFRDSVSGFTARGDVEFENSFIPIPFFENYILDGFRFREIFLFTPNKEEREFLGTDFRIKTTVKTENIKEPLLDRHFEFQIESLENIAERISDLSGNFSLPLSGVLKGNLDLLESGDKNKWFQLRGEILGSEIQWDSKLLQLDKGSLSLKLTEGNEWSFNFDSLLFGKPSHLSGFGSSVWGRSKKADGSFYYPMTSKTKLVFQTPDLTGSEWKPLYEDWKKETLEEIRERQEKLIPEEYFYQKKIYKYFLESMNLDFGIQISNFYPFDGSKSLGESKGNLVVKDGRMNLNLNLGTTGSKVSMVSYFASKTPNFGFSLVLNEYPWSDPWMNFCGTELRPTHVGLDYSFNSIGSDYYSLHKDARTSYTLKLFGVHLKEADLVSKLEMNLDPLKKPFQMEFDLSRYSDMDYISNLVVSSDLLDLKGYGNNKNGNYAFTTYGVVGESRGSFSFIEEENKCVIK